A window from Roseburia sp. 499 encodes these proteins:
- a CDS encoding GspE/PulE family protein — translation MAREKKRLGDMLIAEHIISQEQLEAALKKASQEHKKIGEVLVEQGYATEEAIAKAVSRQLDIEVVSLKGIEIDESVLKLADGKILKKHTMIPFAFSKNNMNIVKVAMADPMDMIAMDDFSIVTNLQVEPFIATTRDILMALDKFYGNRETLKAVQEYAKERGAVTAAANMALEEENDDVSSSPIVKLVKSMIEQAARQRASDIHIEALKSMVRIRFRIDGVLYEKFSYDIELLSAIITRIKIIGGMDIAEKRKPQDGRITMVIDRVEYDIRVSILPTVYGEKCVMRLAQKKALTRNKKELGFSPKELELFDGILKNPNGILLVTGPTGSGKSTTLYTALSELNREDVNIITVEDPVEANLDGVNQVQVNVKAELTFASALRSILRQDPDIIMIGEIRDGETAQIAVQASITGHLVVSTLHTNSAAGTLTRLMDMGVESYLLADSMVGVIAQRLVRKLCPDCKRVHTPTTEELKFLKMEKDEEITLYEPCGCQHCNNTGYVGRMGVYEIMPITPAIRSVIAKHGSTEEIKDVALQEGLSTLYTSARRLTLQGITSVTEMARIVYEN, via the coding sequence ACAGAGGAAGCAATTGCAAAGGCAGTATCTAGACAGCTTGATATAGAAGTAGTGTCGTTAAAAGGAATTGAAATAGATGAAAGTGTGTTGAAACTGGCAGATGGAAAAATCTTAAAAAAACATACGATGATTCCTTTTGCGTTTAGCAAAAATAATATGAATATCGTAAAAGTTGCTATGGCAGACCCAATGGATATGATTGCGATGGATGACTTTTCCATTGTAACGAATCTTCAGGTAGAGCCTTTCATTGCTACCACTCGCGATATTTTAATGGCACTGGATAAGTTTTATGGTAACCGTGAAACCTTAAAAGCTGTGCAGGAATATGCGAAGGAACGTGGGGCTGTAACAGCAGCTGCGAATATGGCGCTGGAAGAAGAAAATGATGATGTCAGCAGTTCGCCAATTGTAAAACTGGTGAAGTCCATGATTGAGCAGGCGGCGCGTCAGAGAGCCAGTGATATTCATATAGAAGCCCTTAAGAGTATGGTGCGGATACGTTTTCGTATTGATGGTGTTTTATATGAGAAGTTTTCTTATGATATAGAGTTGTTGAGCGCTATTATTACTCGTATTAAGATTATTGGCGGTATGGATATCGCAGAGAAGAGAAAACCTCAGGATGGTCGTATTACTATGGTAATTGACAGGGTAGAATATGATATCCGTGTATCCATTCTTCCTACTGTGTACGGGGAAAAATGCGTAATGCGTCTTGCACAGAAGAAAGCATTGACCAGAAATAAAAAAGAGTTAGGATTTTCACCAAAGGAACTGGAGTTGTTCGATGGCATACTGAAGAATCCAAATGGAATTCTGTTAGTAACCGGTCCTACGGGAAGTGGTAAATCTACAACACTTTATACAGCATTAAGTGAATTAAATAGAGAAGACGTGAATATAATTACCGTAGAAGACCCGGTAGAAGCAAATTTGGATGGGGTAAATCAAGTGCAGGTAAATGTCAAAGCGGAGTTGACTTTTGCCAGTGCATTGAGGTCTATTTTGCGACAGGACCCGGACATCATTATGATCGGAGAAATAAGAGATGGAGAGACTGCCCAAATAGCAGTACAGGCTTCTATTACCGGACATTTAGTAGTAAGTACGTTACATACTAATAGTGCGGCAGGAACCCTGACACGATTGATGGATATGGGGGTAGAGAGTTATTTGCTGGCAGATTCCATGGTAGGAGTAATTGCACAAAGACTTGTGCGTAAGTTATGTCCAGATTGCAAGAGAGTACATACACCTACTACAGAGGAATTGAAGTTTTTGAAAATGGAAAAAGATGAAGAAATCACTCTATATGAGCCATGCGGATGTCAACACTGTAATAATACAGGGTACGTCGGACGTATGGGAGTATATGAGATTATGCCGATTACACCGGCAATTCGTTCTGTGATTGCAAAGCATGGAAGCACAGAAGAAATAAAGGATGTGGCGCTACAAGAGGGGTTGAGCACTCTTTATACAAGTGCAAGAAGATTAACCTTACAGGGAATAACTTCCGTAACCGAAATGGCGAGAATCGTATATGAAAATTAG
- a CDS encoding type IV pilus twitching motility protein PilT, translating to MIEEKLLGGAEQEENKLEKLERIMHEAGERHASDIHLAPGSPVMLRVDGDLEPMSPEKIKPYEVEAIIKPMLTESQMAELEEKGELDFAYSMSGFNRLRVNVFRQRGTYAMALRILSFDIPNPGDLGIPDAVIKLTGLKRGLVLITGATGSGKSTTLAALIGLIARTYAKTIITLEDPVEYIHQHNKSMVLQREVGGDTMSYANALKAALRQDPDVILVGEMRDLETISTAITAAETGHLVFSTLHTNSAADSIDRVIDVFPPHQQQQIRIQLAGVIEGVVAQQLLPVQKTGGRVAAYEVMLSSPAISNLIREGKAFQIPSMIQTSRKEGMQTMDDAIYDLYMRNLISAETAIAYAHEPNGMRNKVQIF from the coding sequence ATGATAGAGGAAAAACTGCTTGGTGGGGCTGAACAGGAAGAAAATAAACTGGAAAAATTGGAAAGAATCATGCATGAAGCAGGAGAACGCCATGCTTCTGATATACATCTTGCACCGGGAAGTCCGGTTATGCTTCGTGTAGATGGAGACTTGGAACCAATGTCTCCGGAGAAAATTAAACCATATGAGGTAGAGGCGATTATCAAACCAATGTTGACAGAATCGCAGATGGCAGAATTGGAGGAAAAGGGAGAACTGGATTTTGCGTATTCCATGTCAGGTTTTAATCGATTAAGAGTAAATGTATTCCGACAGCGTGGAACCTATGCTATGGCACTGAGAATTCTTTCCTTTGATATTCCGAATCCTGGAGACTTAGGAATTCCAGACGCGGTCATAAAATTGACGGGATTGAAGCGAGGACTCGTACTGATTACCGGAGCAACGGGAAGTGGTAAATCTACGACATTGGCAGCTTTGATAGGACTCATTGCCCGTACTTATGCAAAGACAATTATTACATTGGAAGATCCGGTAGAATATATCCATCAACATAATAAATCTATGGTTTTACAAAGAGAAGTAGGTGGGGATACCATGTCCTATGCAAATGCCTTGAAGGCAGCATTAAGACAGGATCCGGATGTTATTCTGGTAGGAGAGATGCGTGACTTAGAGACGATTTCCACAGCAATTACGGCGGCAGAAACAGGGCATTTGGTATTTTCTACGTTACATACCAATAGTGCGGCAGATTCCATTGACCGTGTAATTGATGTATTCCCACCGCATCAACAGCAACAGATACGAATTCAGTTGGCTGGAGTTATTGAGGGGGTAGTGGCACAGCAGTTACTTCCGGTACAGAAGACAGGAGGACGTGTGGCAGCATATGAAGTAATGCTTTCTAGTCCGGCAATTTCCAATCTGATTCGAGAAGGAAAGGCATTCCAGATTCCTTCTATGATACAGACAAGTCGTAAAGAGGGAATGCAGACCATGGATGATGCCATTTATGATTTATATATGAGAAATTTAATTTCCGCGGAGACTGCCATTGCTTATGCGCATGAACCAAACGGAATGAGAAATAAAGTACAGATATTCTGA
- a CDS encoding type II secretion system F family protein — MAEFLYVAIDKNGKERKGSLEAENRERAYDKLKNEGMILLDLNEANALNKDIKINLGGKVKPRDLSVFCRQFVSMINAGVTIVDALNMLSDQTENKRLAEAIRQVRIDIEKGESMADAMVKHDTVFPSIMVSMTAAGEASGKLDTAFSRMADQFEKSAKLQAMIKKAMIYPIILFFVAIIVVAVFLIKVIPSYTDMFEQLGSELPGITRAVVAASDFVVNNFILILVVIAALVIGIKIFAKTENGKDFFGNLAIKVPVMGKLNVKTACSNFARTLSTLLYSGVPMIDALEIVSRVLSNSLYKKALLHAKEEVAKGVPLSEPIASSGLFPPMVSHMTKIGEETGDVEEMLNRLADYYDEEVQAATESLTAAMEPMIILVLAGIVGILVAAIMAPMVKMYGDLEHV, encoded by the coding sequence GTGGCAGAGTTTTTATATGTTGCCATTGATAAGAATGGCAAAGAAAGAAAAGGAAGTCTGGAAGCAGAGAACAGAGAAAGAGCATATGACAAATTGAAGAATGAGGGAATGATTCTTCTGGATTTAAATGAGGCAAATGCCCTGAACAAGGATATCAAAATTAATTTGGGTGGGAAAGTAAAGCCTAGGGATTTAAGTGTTTTCTGTCGTCAGTTTGTCAGTATGATAAATGCAGGTGTGACCATTGTAGATGCATTGAATATGCTTTCAGACCAGACCGAGAACAAGAGACTGGCAGAAGCAATCAGACAGGTTCGTATCGACATTGAAAAGGGAGAAAGCATGGCAGATGCCATGGTAAAGCATGATACGGTATTTCCAAGTATTATGGTCAGTATGACCGCGGCAGGAGAAGCTTCCGGTAAATTGGATACTGCATTTAGCAGAATGGCAGACCAGTTTGAGAAAAGCGCAAAACTTCAGGCGATGATTAAAAAGGCAATGATATATCCAATCATACTTTTCTTTGTAGCAATTATCGTTGTGGCAGTATTTTTAATTAAGGTTATTCCAAGTTATACAGATATGTTTGAACAGCTTGGAAGTGAATTGCCGGGAATTACGAGGGCAGTTGTAGCAGCCAGCGACTTTGTAGTAAATAATTTTATTCTCATATTAGTAGTAATAGCTGCGCTGGTGATTGGAATTAAGATATTTGCAAAGACAGAGAATGGAAAAGACTTCTTCGGAAATCTCGCCATTAAGGTTCCGGTGATGGGCAAGTTGAATGTGAAGACTGCCTGTTCCAACTTTGCAAGAACTTTGAGTACGCTGTTGTATTCGGGAGTTCCCATGATAGACGCGCTAGAGATTGTATCTAGAGTACTGAGCAATTCCTTGTACAAAAAGGCACTCTTACATGCCAAAGAAGAGGTTGCCAAGGGTGTTCCACTCTCTGAGCCAATCGCAAGCAGCGGATTGTTTCCACCAATGGTTTCTCATATGACAAAGATTGGAGAGGAAACCGGTGATGTAGAAGAGATGCTGAATCGTCTGGCTGATTACTATGACGAAGAAGTACAGGCAGCAACAGAAAGTCTTACAGCAGCTATGGAGCCAATGATTATCTTGGTGTTGGCAGGAATTGTTGGAATTCTGGTTGCAGCAATTATGGCACCTATGGTTAAGATGTATGGTGATTTGGAACATGTTTAG
- a CDS encoding type II secretion system protein: MLKMMNKKQKTTTNKGFSLVELIVVIAIMAVLVAVLAPAMLRYVENSRKSTDASTVEGVVSTAQATVISDNVAPGTYVITIKDSGCKVEKDDGTKLADSLEESYGAPASGVFKDVKLKSSTWKTGGVEVQIVVNDTGATTVKYFSAGKTGDDSFAKYIEATEADKTAVTENK; the protein is encoded by the coding sequence ATGTTAAAAATGATGAACAAAAAACAGAAAACAACAACAAACAAGGGTTTCTCTTTAGTAGAACTTATTGTAGTAATTGCTATTATGGCAGTATTGGTAGCTGTACTGGCACCTGCAATGTTGAGATATGTGGAGAACTCCAGAAAATCAACGGATGCTTCTACTGTAGAAGGTGTAGTATCTACTGCACAGGCAACAGTTATTAGTGATAATGTAGCACCAGGAACTTATGTAATTACTATTAAAGATTCTGGTTGTAAAGTTGAAAAGGATGATGGTACTAAGTTAGCGGATAGCTTAGAGGAGTCTTATGGGGCACCTGCATCAGGAGTTTTTAAAGATGTCAAATTGAAATCCTCTACATGGAAAACAGGTGGTGTTGAAGTTCAGATAGTAGTTAACGATACAGGAGCTACAACAGTTAAGTATTTTAGTGCTGGAAAAACTGGTGATGATTCTTTTGCAAAATATATTGAAGCAACAGAAGCTGATAAGACCGCTGTAACAGAAAATAAATAG
- a CDS encoding prepilin peptidase codes for MEPELIPVYIILYIFIFLLGIEIGSFLNVCIYRIPNHETVVTERSHCMSCGYQLKWYDMIPVFSWLCLRGKCRKCKSAISAQYPIVEAGNGILYIIIFGVNGFNMVSVLYCLMASALLVLSIIDIRTYEIPFGINVFIFALGLVRLLVDNRNWSMYLIGFFAVSVFLEILLLASHGKAIGGGDVKLMAAAGLLLGWKEIILAFFIGCILGSVIHLARMKIQKAEHMLAMGPYLSAGIFIAALWGEQMVQTYMEILIGVG; via the coding sequence ATGGAACCAGAACTGATACCCGTATACATAATCTTATACATATTTATATTTCTTTTAGGAATTGAAATTGGAAGCTTCTTAAATGTATGCATATATCGCATACCCAACCACGAAACCGTGGTAACAGAGCGCTCTCATTGTATGAGTTGCGGGTATCAGCTCAAATGGTATGACATGATACCGGTTTTCAGTTGGCTTTGTCTTAGGGGAAAATGCCGAAAGTGCAAATCGGCGATTTCTGCCCAGTACCCTATTGTTGAGGCGGGAAATGGAATTCTATATATAATTATTTTTGGGGTAAATGGTTTTAATATGGTAAGTGTACTGTATTGTCTTATGGCATCAGCACTTTTGGTATTGAGTATCATAGATATTAGAACTTATGAGATTCCTTTTGGAATTAATGTTTTTATATTTGCATTGGGACTGGTCCGGTTGTTGGTTGATAATCGGAACTGGTCGATGTATCTGATTGGCTTTTTTGCCGTCAGTGTATTCTTAGAAATATTGTTATTAGCAAGTCATGGAAAGGCAATCGGTGGCGGTGACGTAAAGTTAATGGCTGCTGCCGGTTTGCTACTTGGCTGGAAGGAAATCATTTTGGCGTTTTTTATCGGATGTATTCTTGGCTCTGTGATACATCTTGCCAGAATGAAGATACAAAAGGCAGAGCATATGCTGGCGATGGGACCTTATTTGTCAGCGGGGATTTTTATTGCA